A part of Setaria viridis chromosome 8, Setaria_viridis_v4.0, whole genome shotgun sequence genomic DNA contains:
- the LOC117833694 gene encoding toMV resistance protein Tm-2(2) translates to MHKEEAAQLIGIDNARAELIVMLLPASHGNGDSDVSAGSSSSRKMKIVSVVGVGGLGKTTLAKAVYDELQSQYDCRAFVPIGRTPDLAQVFSNILYLLNKNEYTNIHNVKDQSLLIGELRKFLQNKRYFIVIDDVWDITTWNIIKSALVNNDIGSRVITTTRN, encoded by the exons ATGCACAAAGAAGAAGCGGCGCAGCTCATCGGCATCGACAATGCGAGGGCGGAGCTCATAGTCATGCTTCTGCCGGCGTCTCACGGCAATGGAGATTCTGACGTCTCtgctggcagcagcagcagcaggaagatGAAGATAGTTTCTGTGGTTGGAGTTGGGGGACTGGGCAAGACGACTCTTGCCAAGGCGGTTTACGATGAGCTTCAATCGCAATATGACTGTAGAGCCTTTGTTCCCATTGGTCGGACACCTGACCTGGCGCAAGTCTTCAGCAACATATTGTACCTTCTCAACAAAAACGAATACACGAACATTCACAATGTAAAGGACCAATCCCTGCTCATTGGAGAACTCCGAAAATTCCTCCAAAACAAGAG GTACTTCATCGTTATTGACGATGTATGGGACATAACAACTTGGAACATAATCAAATCAGCTTTGGTTAACAATGACATTGGAAGTAGAGTAATCACAACTACTCGCAATTGA
- the LOC117833303 gene encoding metallothionein-like protein 1A: protein MSCSCGSSCNCGSRCKCGKMYPDLEEKSGAAQATVVLGVAPEKKAGQFEAAAESGETAHGCSCGDNCKCNPCNC from the exons ATGTCTTGCAGCTGCGGATCAAGCTGCAACTGCGGCTCTAGATGCAAGTGCGG CAAGATGTACCCTGACCTGGAGGAGAAGAGCGGCGCCGCCCAGGCCACCGTCGTCCTCGGCGTggccccggagaagaaggccggccagttcgaggcggcggcggagtccgGCGAGACCGCCCACGGCTGCAGCTGCGGCGACAACTGCAAGTGCAACCCCTGTAACTGCTGA